Proteins encoded together in one Pelodiscus sinensis isolate JC-2024 chromosome 33, ASM4963464v1, whole genome shotgun sequence window:
- the LOC142823390 gene encoding uncharacterized protein LOC142823390 isoform X1 translates to MVSGGPDGQWMGTLPIQLTKMGPQDDPEAFLTTFERVAAAARWPEDQWATLLAPYLTGLAQLAYWSLSAKDALHFFKMKEAVLDQLGVTPDTCRQRFRQERFGPQERPRAVAQRLREWARKWIEPDQKTAGQVMEIIILEQFINILLREGQKWVKQNQSTTVNEAVYLMEAYMAVEEGEGSRPRLIHTEPKGRTGQDSGGYSISAERSGGRKSRGAAWPLKGSCLQREERPKTAVPDLHGVRDLRWTDRLRLDGARTSYGNKENTPRCGTPGTRRWSRTETGPNPRGRYKGHTFRYITTACTG, encoded by the exons ATGGTCTCCGGCGGGCCCGACGGACAATGGATGGGGACCCTCCCCATTCAACTGACGAAGATGGGACCGCAGGATGACCCAGAGGCCTTCCTCACGACATTTGAAAGGGTGGCCGCGGCCGCTCGATGGCCGGAAGACCAGTGGGCCACCCTACTCGCCCCATACCTCACCGGCCTGGCCCAACTCGCCTACTGGAGCCTGTCGGCCAAAGACGCCCtgcacttttttaaaatgaaggagGCGGTGTTGGACCAGCTGGGAGTTACCCCGGACACCTGCCGGCAGCGCTTCCGACAGGAGCGATTCGGGCCACAGGAACGACCAAGAGCGGTGGCCCAGAGGCTGCGGGAGTGGGCGAGGAAGTGGATAGAGCCTGACCAAAAGACGGCCGGCCAAGTGATGGAGATTATAATCCTCGAacagtttatcaacatcctgtTACGGGAGGGCCAGAAATGGGTAAAGCAGAACCAGTCCACAACCGTCAACGAGGCCGTATACCTGATGGAGGCCTATATGGCTGTGGAGGAAGGTGAGGGCAGTCGCCCCAGGCTGATACACACGGAACCGAAG GGCAGGACTGGCCAGGATTCCGGCGGTTACTCCATCAGCGCGGAGAGGTCCGGAGGGAGGAAGAGCCGCGGGGCGGCTTGGCCGCTGAAGGGTTCCTGTCTCCAGAGGGAGGAGCGCCCCAAGACGGCAGTGCCCGATCTCCACGGGGTGAGAGACCTGAGATGGACGGACAGATTGAGATTGGACGGAGCGCGGACTTCGTACGGGAACAAAGAGAACACCCCACGCTGCGGAACGCCTGGGACCAGACGGTGGTCGAGGACGGAGACGGGGCCCAACCCCAGGGGCCGTTACAAGGGCCATACTTTCAGGTACATAACGACCGCCTGTACCGGGTGA
- the LOC142823390 gene encoding uncharacterized protein LOC142823390 isoform X2 yields MVSGGPDGQWMGTLPIQLTKMGPQDDPEAFLTTFERVAAAARWPEDQWATLLAPYLTGLAQLAYWSLSAKDALHFFKMKEAVLDQLGVTPDTCRQRFRQERFGPQERPRAVAQRLREWARKWIEPDQKTAGQVMEIIILEQFINILLREGQKWVKQNQSTTVNEAVYLMEAYMAVEEGEGSRPRLIHTEPKREERPKTAVPDLHGVRDLRWTDRLRLDGARTSYGNKENTPRCGTPGTRRWSRTETGPNPRGRYKGHTFRYITTACTG; encoded by the exons ATGGTCTCCGGCGGGCCCGACGGACAATGGATGGGGACCCTCCCCATTCAACTGACGAAGATGGGACCGCAGGATGACCCAGAGGCCTTCCTCACGACATTTGAAAGGGTGGCCGCGGCCGCTCGATGGCCGGAAGACCAGTGGGCCACCCTACTCGCCCCATACCTCACCGGCCTGGCCCAACTCGCCTACTGGAGCCTGTCGGCCAAAGACGCCCtgcacttttttaaaatgaaggagGCGGTGTTGGACCAGCTGGGAGTTACCCCGGACACCTGCCGGCAGCGCTTCCGACAGGAGCGATTCGGGCCACAGGAACGACCAAGAGCGGTGGCCCAGAGGCTGCGGGAGTGGGCGAGGAAGTGGATAGAGCCTGACCAAAAGACGGCCGGCCAAGTGATGGAGATTATAATCCTCGAacagtttatcaacatcctgtTACGGGAGGGCCAGAAATGGGTAAAGCAGAACCAGTCCACAACCGTCAACGAGGCCGTATACCTGATGGAGGCCTATATGGCTGTGGAGGAAGGTGAGGGCAGTCGCCCCAGGCTGATACACACGGAACCGAAG AGGGAGGAGCGCCCCAAGACGGCAGTGCCCGATCTCCACGGGGTGAGAGACCTGAGATGGACGGACAGATTGAGATTGGACGGAGCGCGGACTTCGTACGGGAACAAAGAGAACACCCCACGCTGCGGAACGCCTGGGACCAGACGGTGGTCGAGGACGGAGACGGGGCCCAACCCCAGGGGCCGTTACAAGGGCCATACTTTCAGGTACATAACGACCGCCTGTACCGGGTGA
- the LOC142823390 gene encoding zinc finger protein 394-like isoform X4, translating into MVSGGPDGQWMGTLPIQLTKMGPQDDPEAFLTTFERVAAAARWPEDQWATLLAPYLTGLAQLAYWSLSAKDALHFFKMKEAVLDQLGVTPDTCRQRFRQERFGPQERPRAVAQRLREWARKWIEPDQKTAGQVMEIIILEQFINILLREGQKWVKQNQSTTVNEAVYLMEAYMAVEEGEGSRPRLIHTEPKVQAAWLTEPTSDACHALETGD; encoded by the coding sequence ATGGTCTCCGGCGGGCCCGACGGACAATGGATGGGGACCCTCCCCATTCAACTGACGAAGATGGGACCGCAGGATGACCCAGAGGCCTTCCTCACGACATTTGAAAGGGTGGCCGCGGCCGCTCGATGGCCGGAAGACCAGTGGGCCACCCTACTCGCCCCATACCTCACCGGCCTGGCCCAACTCGCCTACTGGAGCCTGTCGGCCAAAGACGCCCtgcacttttttaaaatgaaggagGCGGTGTTGGACCAGCTGGGAGTTACCCCGGACACCTGCCGGCAGCGCTTCCGACAGGAGCGATTCGGGCCACAGGAACGACCAAGAGCGGTGGCCCAGAGGCTGCGGGAGTGGGCGAGGAAGTGGATAGAGCCTGACCAAAAGACGGCCGGCCAAGTGATGGAGATTATAATCCTCGAacagtttatcaacatcctgtTACGGGAGGGCCAGAAATGGGTAAAGCAGAACCAGTCCACAACCGTCAACGAGGCCGTATACCTGATGGAGGCCTATATGGCTGTGGAGGAAGGTGAGGGCAGTCGCCCCAGGCTGATACACACGGAACCGAAG